The Microbacterium luteum genome includes a region encoding these proteins:
- a CDS encoding ABC transporter ATP-binding protein, producing the protein MTTTLDAPASATTPSRGGAVRLDSVGRTFGTPNGAVDVLRGVDLELPAGEIVAVIGASGCGKSTLLRLVAGLDQPTDGAITVDGDRLADTDERAAIAFQEPRLLPWRTLSQNVELGLPRVRGSRRSARAAGRERVRELLELVGLDHASNLRPREVSGGMAQRASLARALARNPDVLLLDEPFAALDALTRLRMQDLLLEIHAAQPTTILLVTHDVEEALYLADRVVLLSSLRSAGPDARSIAQILPVAGTRPRDRADSAFTDLRATLLEGLGVHTHHYKTPEETP; encoded by the coding sequence GTGACCACGACACTCGACGCCCCTGCCTCGGCCACCACGCCGTCGCGCGGAGGTGCCGTGCGCCTCGACAGCGTCGGGCGCACGTTCGGCACGCCGAACGGCGCCGTCGACGTACTGCGCGGCGTCGACCTGGAGCTGCCGGCTGGGGAGATCGTCGCGGTGATCGGGGCGTCAGGATGCGGCAAGTCCACGCTGCTTCGTCTCGTCGCCGGTCTCGACCAGCCCACTGACGGCGCGATCACCGTCGACGGCGATCGGCTGGCCGACACCGACGAACGCGCGGCGATCGCCTTCCAAGAGCCTCGTCTGCTGCCGTGGCGCACGCTGTCGCAGAACGTGGAGCTCGGGCTCCCGCGCGTGCGCGGCTCACGCCGGTCGGCCCGCGCCGCCGGTCGCGAGCGGGTGCGCGAACTCCTCGAACTGGTCGGCCTCGACCACGCGTCGAATCTTCGCCCACGCGAGGTCTCCGGTGGCATGGCCCAGCGTGCGTCCCTTGCGCGCGCTCTCGCGCGCAACCCCGACGTCCTGCTCCTGGATGAGCCGTTCGCCGCGCTGGACGCGCTGACGCGTCTGCGCATGCAAGACCTGCTGCTCGAGATCCACGCCGCGCAGCCGACCACGATTCTGCTGGTCACCCACGATGTCGAGGAAGCGCTCTACCTCGCGGACCGCGTCGTGCTGCTGTCATCGCTGCGCTCGGCGGGGCCCGATGCGCGCTCCATCGCCCAGATCCTCCCGGTCGCCGGGACCCGACCCCGCGATCGCGCAGACAGCGCGTTCACGGACCTGCGCGCCACCCTCCTCGAGGGACTCGGCGTGCACACCCACCACTACAAGACTCCTGAGGAGACCCCATGA
- the rpsA gene encoding 30S ribosomal protein S1, with product MTTATTAPATKQVAINDIGSAEDFMAAVEKTLKFFNDGDLIEGTVVKIDRDEVLLDVGYKTEGVIPSRELSIKHDVDPNEVVNVGDEVEALVLQKEDKEGRLILSKKRAQYERAWGDVEKIKENDGVVTGQVIEVVKGGLIVDIGLRGFLPASLIELRRVRDLTPYLGQELEAKILELDKNRNNVVLSRRALLEQTQSESRSNFLNNLHKGQVRKGTVSSIVNFGAFVDLGGVDGLVHVSELSWKHIEHASEVVEVGQEVTVEILEVDLDRERVSLSLKATQEDPWQVFARTHAIGQVAPGKVTKLVPFGAFVRVADGIEGLVHISELSGKHVELAEQVVSVGEEVFVKIIDIDLERRRISLSLKQANESVDPFGTEFDPALYGMVTEYDENGEYKYPEGFDPETNQWKEGFDEQREKWEQEYAAAHARWEAHKAAVVKAMEAEAASAAAGETPSSSFTSDSSGAGTLADDEALAALREKLSGR from the coding sequence ATGACTACCGCAACGACCGCCCCGGCCACCAAGCAGGTCGCCATCAACGACATCGGATCTGCTGAGGACTTCATGGCCGCGGTCGAGAAGACCCTGAAGTTCTTCAACGACGGAGACCTCATCGAAGGCACCGTCGTGAAGATCGACCGCGACGAGGTGCTCCTCGACGTCGGTTACAAGACCGAGGGCGTCATCCCCTCGCGTGAACTCTCCATCAAGCACGACGTCGACCCCAACGAGGTCGTCAACGTCGGCGACGAGGTCGAAGCCCTCGTCCTCCAGAAGGAGGACAAGGAAGGCCGCCTCATCCTGTCGAAGAAGCGCGCTCAGTACGAGCGCGCCTGGGGCGACGTGGAGAAGATCAAGGAGAACGACGGTGTCGTCACCGGCCAGGTGATCGAGGTCGTCAAGGGTGGTCTGATCGTCGACATCGGACTCCGCGGCTTCCTGCCCGCCTCGCTCATCGAGCTGCGCCGTGTGCGCGACCTCACGCCGTACCTCGGCCAGGAGCTCGAGGCGAAGATCCTGGAACTCGACAAGAACCGCAACAACGTCGTGCTGTCGCGTCGCGCACTGCTCGAGCAGACGCAGTCGGAGTCGCGGTCGAACTTCCTCAACAACCTGCACAAGGGCCAGGTCCGCAAGGGCACGGTGTCGTCGATCGTCAACTTCGGTGCATTCGTCGACCTCGGTGGCGTCGACGGTCTCGTCCACGTCTCGGAGCTGTCGTGGAAGCACATCGAACACGCGTCCGAGGTCGTCGAGGTCGGCCAGGAGGTCACCGTCGAGATCCTCGAGGTGGACCTCGACCGCGAGCGCGTGTCGCTTTCGCTGAAGGCCACGCAGGAAGACCCGTGGCAGGTGTTCGCCCGCACCCACGCGATCGGTCAGGTCGCTCCGGGCAAGGTCACCAAGCTCGTTCCGTTCGGTGCGTTCGTCCGCGTCGCCGACGGCATCGAAGGTCTCGTGCACATCTCCGAGCTCTCGGGCAAGCACGTCGAGCTCGCCGAGCAGGTCGTGTCGGTCGGCGAAGAGGTCTTCGTCAAGATCATCGACATCGACCTCGAGCGTCGCCGTATCTCGCTGTCGCTCAAGCAGGCCAACGAGTCGGTCGACCCGTTCGGCACCGAGTTCGACCCGGCCCTCTACGGCATGGTCACCGAGTACGACGAGAACGGGGAGTACAAGTACCCCGAGGGCTTCGACCCGGAGACCAACCAGTGGAAGGAAGGCTTCGACGAGCAGCGCGAGAAGTGGGAGCAGGAGTACGCCGCCGCCCACGCTCGCTGGGAGGCGCACAAGGCCGCCGTCGTCAAGGCGATGGAAGCCGAGGCTGCGTCGGCGGCTGCCGGCGAGACGCCCTCGTCGTCGTTCACCTCTGACAGCAGCGGCGCGGGAACCCTCGCCGACGACGAGGCGCTGGCTGCGCTTCGCGAGAAGCTGTCGGGTCGCTGA
- a CDS encoding MFS transporter has translation MTSPASPTASTGSPPRAPLVLTALILGALVCNINLAAANIALPDIGDAFGANQTSLNLVAVGCSLGLAMSVMYLGAVADRHGRKQLLVLGLGLTVIASILAAFSASVEMLVAARIFTGIAAGMAYPTTLSLITALWAPGRQRTLAIALWSAVSATATVIGSVLAGVLLLWFWWGSAFLLAVPFALAAFVLVLIFVPSHVAESTEPVDHAGGVLSVFMIAALVLGLATVFAPDTATLGGILLAASVLLIGVFGWRQATARSPLYDLSVARRRMFWAPATGGLIVFGSLMGAMFVGQQFQQNILGYSTLDASLSIIPAGVGLLLVAPRSAKLVLTRGSRFTMLVGYVFVLVGFITMLFWNENTPFWFVSVAYLSIGVGAGFAMTPASRAITESTPVRRVGMASATADLQRDLGGSIMQGVLGAILAAGFARAFGNLIAESGDASSISSQVTAALQASYASALQVAEQYPQYKDQILQAAQQSLETGSIAAYAVGAIAIAIGAAVVWIFLPGRKKELELVASYGTAPEAQPAAHD, from the coding sequence GTGACCTCGCCAGCCTCGCCGACGGCATCCACCGGCTCACCGCCGCGCGCACCACTCGTGCTGACGGCGCTCATCCTCGGGGCGCTGGTGTGCAATATCAATCTCGCCGCCGCCAACATCGCGCTGCCCGACATCGGCGACGCCTTCGGCGCGAACCAGACCTCGCTGAACCTCGTCGCGGTCGGATGCTCGCTCGGCCTCGCGATGTCGGTCATGTATCTCGGGGCGGTCGCCGACCGTCACGGACGCAAGCAGCTGCTCGTGCTCGGCCTCGGCCTGACGGTCATCGCCAGCATCCTCGCCGCCTTCTCGGCCTCCGTCGAGATGCTCGTCGCAGCGCGCATCTTCACGGGGATCGCCGCAGGCATGGCGTATCCCACAACGCTGTCGCTGATCACCGCGCTGTGGGCGCCGGGACGCCAGCGCACGCTCGCGATCGCCCTGTGGTCGGCGGTGAGCGCGACCGCCACGGTCATCGGCTCCGTGCTCGCCGGTGTCCTCCTGCTGTGGTTCTGGTGGGGGTCGGCATTCCTCCTGGCCGTTCCCTTCGCCCTCGCCGCCTTCGTGCTCGTGCTCATCTTCGTTCCCTCGCACGTCGCCGAGTCGACTGAACCCGTCGACCACGCCGGCGGCGTGCTCTCGGTGTTCATGATCGCCGCGCTCGTGCTCGGTCTGGCGACCGTCTTCGCCCCGGACACCGCGACGCTCGGCGGCATCCTGCTCGCGGCTTCGGTCCTGCTGATCGGAGTATTCGGCTGGCGCCAGGCGACCGCGCGGTCTCCGCTCTACGACCTCTCCGTCGCGCGTCGACGGATGTTCTGGGCACCGGCCACGGGTGGCCTCATCGTCTTCGGGTCCCTCATGGGCGCGATGTTCGTCGGCCAGCAGTTCCAGCAGAACATCCTCGGCTACTCCACCCTCGACGCGTCGCTGTCGATCATCCCTGCGGGCGTCGGACTGCTTCTGGTCGCACCGCGGTCGGCGAAGCTGGTGCTCACGAGGGGGTCGCGATTCACGATGCTCGTCGGCTACGTCTTCGTTCTCGTCGGCTTCATCACCATGCTCTTCTGGAACGAGAACACGCCCTTCTGGTTCGTCAGCGTCGCGTACCTGTCGATCGGTGTGGGTGCCGGCTTCGCGATGACACCGGCCTCGCGTGCCATCACCGAGTCGACGCCCGTCCGCCGGGTGGGCATGGCCTCGGCGACGGCCGATCTGCAGCGCGACCTCGGTGGATCGATTATGCAGGGAGTGCTCGGCGCGATCCTCGCGGCCGGCTTCGCGCGTGCTTTCGGCAACCTCATCGCCGAGTCGGGCGATGCGTCGAGCATCAGCTCGCAGGTGACCGCCGCCCTCCAGGCGTCCTACGCGTCGGCGCTGCAGGTCGCCGAGCAGTACCCGCAGTACAAGGATCAGATCCTTCAGGCGGCCCAGCAGAGTCTCGAGACCGGGTCGATCGCGGCCTATGCGGTCGGCGCGATCGCGATCGCGATCGGTGCCGCCGTGGTGTGGATCTTCCTGCCCGGTCGCAAGAAGGAGCTCGAGCTGGTCGCGTCCTACGGCACCGCGCCCGAAGCGCAGCCGGCCGCGCACGATTGA
- a CDS encoding DUF4126 domain-containing protein, giving the protein MLEFLVGTGLAAAAGLNAWMPLLVLGLADRFLPAVELPASWAWLSSDIALWIIGAMLVVEIIADKVPAVDSLNDVLQTVVRPASGGVVFGAGASAETVSVADPAAFFSDSSWVPILVGVLIALAVHGVKAAFRPVANAATGGVAAPVMSTVEDVSSLVLSVLAILVPVLAALALIGGIVALGVAIRRYRRRRRADTVAASG; this is encoded by the coding sequence ATGCTCGAGTTCCTGGTCGGCACGGGCCTCGCCGCCGCGGCGGGCCTGAACGCATGGATGCCTCTGCTCGTGCTCGGGCTCGCCGATCGGTTCCTTCCCGCCGTGGAGCTGCCCGCCTCGTGGGCATGGCTCTCCAGCGACATCGCGCTGTGGATCATCGGGGCCATGCTGGTCGTCGAGATCATCGCCGACAAGGTGCCGGCGGTCGATTCCCTGAACGACGTCTTGCAGACGGTGGTCCGCCCCGCCTCCGGCGGCGTCGTGTTCGGCGCCGGCGCGAGCGCCGAGACCGTCTCCGTCGCCGATCCCGCCGCGTTCTTCTCGGATTCGTCGTGGGTGCCGATCCTCGTGGGGGTGCTCATCGCGCTGGCGGTGCACGGCGTGAAGGCGGCGTTCCGACCGGTTGCGAACGCGGCTACCGGCGGCGTCGCCGCGCCGGTCATGAGCACCGTGGAAGACGTATCCTCCCTCGTGCTCTCGGTGCTGGCGATCCTCGTGCCGGTGCTCGCCGCCCTGGCCCTGATCGGCGGTATCGTGGCGCTCGGGGTGGCGATCCGAAGATACCGACGGCGCAGACGCGCGGACACCGTCGCGGCCTCCGGTTGA
- a CDS encoding VOC family protein, giving the protein MTTTAAVPYFCFPGNARQALERYARIFGGDLDLHTYAAFGRTDGPEDDIAHGMLTGPVTVFACDAGADEDGFHSVGLFLSLLDAAPVDDLRRWFAELSAGGRVIDPLQKRAWGDWDGQVRDAFGVTWLIGFSGMTDD; this is encoded by the coding sequence ATGACCACCACGGCCGCGGTCCCGTACTTCTGCTTCCCCGGCAACGCCCGGCAGGCCCTCGAGCGGTACGCCCGCATCTTCGGGGGCGACCTCGACCTGCACACGTACGCCGCCTTCGGCCGGACCGACGGGCCGGAGGACGACATCGCCCACGGCATGCTGACAGGCCCGGTCACGGTCTTCGCATGCGACGCCGGCGCCGACGAGGACGGCTTCCACAGCGTGGGACTGTTCCTGTCGCTGCTCGACGCCGCACCCGTCGACGACCTGCGTCGCTGGTTCGCCGAACTGTCCGCCGGCGGCCGCGTCATCGATCCGCTTCAGAAGCGCGCGTGGGGCGACTGGGACGGTCAGGTCCGCGACGCGTTCGGCGTGACCTGGCTCATCGGCTTCTCGGGCATGACGGATGACTGA
- a CDS encoding TetR/AcrR family transcriptional regulator — MNATALDPDTLTPGARRILDAAAELFYERGITAVGVDAVSDASGVTKRTLYDRFGSKDVLVATYLLERDRRWRAQLTARLDEVDDAVGRLLVPFAVLEEWTRGNPRGCAFINALAEMPDHRHPGYAVAVGEKEWLRDLFESLAADAGFEDPAGLALQLLCLHEGALASVRITGTRVIASAESAARSIIAAGRGTS, encoded by the coding sequence GTGAATGCAACCGCCCTCGATCCGGACACCCTCACTCCCGGTGCGCGACGCATCCTCGACGCCGCTGCCGAACTCTTCTACGAGCGGGGGATCACGGCGGTCGGGGTCGATGCCGTCTCGGATGCCTCCGGGGTGACCAAGCGCACGCTCTACGACCGCTTCGGCTCCAAGGATGTGCTGGTCGCGACGTATCTGCTCGAACGCGACCGTCGATGGCGGGCTCAGCTGACAGCGCGTCTCGATGAGGTGGACGATGCGGTGGGCCGACTCCTCGTGCCGTTCGCCGTGCTCGAGGAGTGGACGCGCGGCAACCCGCGCGGTTGCGCGTTCATCAATGCACTGGCCGAGATGCCGGATCATCGGCACCCCGGCTACGCCGTCGCGGTGGGGGAGAAGGAATGGCTGCGCGACCTCTTCGAGTCGCTCGCGGCAGATGCGGGTTTCGAGGACCCTGCCGGGCTGGCGCTGCAGCTGCTGTGTCTGCACGAAGGAGCGCTCGCTTCTGTCCGTATCACCGGGACGCGGGTGATCGCGAGCGCAGAATCGGCGGCACGGTCGATCATCGCGGCGGGGCGAGGAACCTCCTGA
- the coaE gene encoding dephospho-CoA kinase: MPLVALTGGIASGKSTIAARLAEHGAVVVDADQIVRDVQQPGTPVLSAIADRFGDQMLRDDGALDRAALGAAVFGDGEAVSALNAIVHPAVRAESERRFARAFEADPDAVVVYDVPLLAETRARDPWELVIVAHAPAQVRRQRLVEIRGLSVTDADARLASQVSDEDRLRLADVVIDTAGDLAHTHAQVDDLWESLPAMIATVRS; the protein is encoded by the coding sequence ATGCCACTCGTCGCCCTCACCGGGGGGATCGCCTCGGGAAAGTCCACCATCGCGGCCCGCTTGGCCGAGCACGGCGCGGTCGTGGTCGACGCCGATCAGATCGTGCGTGATGTTCAGCAACCGGGCACGCCGGTGCTCAGCGCGATCGCCGACCGATTCGGCGATCAGATGCTTCGCGACGACGGCGCGCTCGATCGAGCCGCCCTCGGGGCCGCGGTCTTCGGCGACGGTGAAGCGGTGAGCGCGCTCAACGCGATCGTGCATCCCGCGGTCCGTGCAGAGTCCGAACGTCGATTCGCCCGCGCGTTCGAGGCCGATCCCGACGCCGTGGTCGTGTACGACGTGCCGCTCCTGGCCGAGACCCGTGCGCGGGATCCGTGGGAGCTCGTGATCGTCGCCCACGCGCCGGCGCAGGTGCGACGGCAGCGGCTCGTCGAGATCCGCGGGCTCAGCGTCACAGACGCCGATGCCAGGCTCGCCTCTCAGGTCTCGGACGAGGACCGACTGCGTCTCGCCGACGTCGTCATCGACACGGCGGGCGACCTCGCGCACACGCACGCGCAAGTCGACGATCTGTGGGAGAGCCTGCCCGCGATGATCGCAACGGTCCGATCCTGA
- a CDS encoding zinc-binding dehydrogenase, whose translation MSDSIRMTAARIHAHGGPEVLTVDRIPVPTPAPGQVRIRVTAAALNNTDLWTREGAYGTPDDPDAATGWIGPIGFPRVQGGDAAGYVDAVGSGVDDTLLGSRVVVDPAHYDSEHDDALPVRILGSEYDGGYAQYVVVDEADVHRVDDSPLSDAQLAALPIAFGTAMGMIERAGVSTNDVIVVTGASGGVGVALVQLAVARGADVIAVCSASKADGVREAGATHIVDRAGDVWSDVRRIAPDGVTAVLDVVAGPHVRAGIPALRPGGRWVVAGALGGHEIDIDVRRLYLHNLSLIGSTMHTRAHFRALMVLARSGTVRPLIAQTFPLEQVHRAQEELASRRHVGKLVLLPAASPQS comes from the coding sequence ATGAGCGACAGCATCCGCATGACCGCCGCCCGCATCCACGCTCACGGAGGACCGGAGGTCTTGACCGTCGACCGCATCCCGGTTCCCACCCCTGCTCCCGGTCAGGTTCGCATCCGGGTCACTGCAGCTGCGCTGAACAACACCGACCTCTGGACACGCGAGGGGGCGTACGGGACGCCCGACGACCCGGACGCCGCCACGGGGTGGATCGGTCCGATCGGCTTCCCCCGCGTACAGGGCGGAGATGCCGCCGGCTACGTCGACGCCGTCGGCAGCGGAGTCGATGACACCCTTCTCGGCAGCCGGGTCGTCGTGGATCCGGCGCACTACGACAGCGAGCACGACGACGCTCTGCCCGTGCGCATCCTCGGCAGCGAGTATGACGGCGGCTACGCCCAGTACGTCGTCGTCGACGAGGCCGACGTGCATCGGGTGGACGATTCACCGCTGAGCGATGCTCAGCTGGCCGCGCTTCCGATCGCGTTTGGGACAGCGATGGGCATGATCGAGCGCGCCGGGGTCTCGACGAATGACGTGATCGTGGTCACCGGCGCGTCCGGAGGTGTCGGTGTCGCGCTGGTGCAGCTCGCCGTCGCCCGCGGGGCGGACGTGATCGCCGTGTGCAGCGCGAGCAAGGCCGACGGCGTGCGCGAGGCAGGCGCCACTCACATCGTCGACCGTGCGGGAGACGTGTGGTCGGACGTGCGACGGATCGCCCCCGACGGCGTCACCGCGGTGCTCGATGTCGTCGCCGGGCCCCATGTCCGCGCCGGCATTCCGGCGCTTCGTCCCGGTGGCCGCTGGGTCGTCGCCGGAGCCCTCGGCGGTCACGAGATCGACATCGACGTACGTCGCCTCTATCTGCACAACCTCTCGCTCATCGGCTCCACGATGCACACCCGTGCGCACTTCCGCGCCTTGATGGTCCTCGCGCGGAGTGGCACCGTTCGTCCTCTGATCGCGCAGACCTTCCCGCTCGAGCAGGTTCATCGCGCGCAGGAAGAGCTCGCATCGCGGCGACACGTCGGAAAGCTCGTGCTGCTCCCCGCTGCCTCCCCGCAGAGCTAG
- a CDS encoding aliphatic sulfonate ABC transporter substrate-binding protein translates to MSTAIRRTVPAIALAGAMAMLATGCIAGENAGNTTDSAEATGEWSTDQLTLDWATYNPLSLVLRDQGLIEDALGDDVTVEWVQSTGSNTANELLRSGSADIASTAGSAALLARANGSPIKVIDIYSQPEWSAIVVDADSDIASVDDLAGTSIAATKGTDPYFFLLQTLDEAGLSLDDVEVQNLQHADGWSALAGGSVDAWAGLDPIMAGAEVDSGAQLIYRNVDFNTYGFLNATEDFIDNHADVAQVVVDAYEQARIWALENPEETAALLAEASGLDTEVAETVILERSNLDVSGVPGADQIAVLERISPVLVDSGDVAGGQEALDDALETIVYDEFALAATSE, encoded by the coding sequence ATGAGCACCGCCATTCGCCGAACCGTACCCGCGATCGCCCTCGCCGGTGCGATGGCGATGCTCGCCACCGGCTGCATCGCCGGCGAGAACGCCGGCAACACGACCGACAGTGCCGAGGCTACCGGTGAATGGTCCACCGATCAGCTGACGCTGGACTGGGCGACCTACAACCCGCTCAGCCTCGTGCTGCGCGACCAGGGTCTGATCGAGGATGCCCTCGGCGACGACGTCACCGTCGAGTGGGTGCAGTCGACCGGTTCGAACACGGCGAACGAGCTGCTCCGCTCCGGCTCGGCCGACATCGCGTCGACCGCCGGCTCGGCCGCACTCCTCGCCCGCGCCAACGGCTCGCCGATCAAGGTGATCGACATCTACTCGCAGCCGGAATGGTCGGCCATCGTCGTCGACGCCGACAGCGACATCGCGTCGGTCGACGACCTCGCCGGCACCTCGATCGCCGCCACGAAGGGCACCGACCCGTACTTCTTCCTCCTCCAGACCCTCGACGAGGCGGGACTCTCGCTCGACGACGTCGAGGTGCAGAACCTGCAGCACGCCGACGGATGGTCCGCCCTCGCCGGCGGTTCGGTGGACGCGTGGGCAGGTCTCGACCCGATCATGGCGGGTGCCGAGGTGGACTCCGGCGCCCAGCTCATCTACCGCAACGTCGACTTCAACACGTACGGATTCCTCAACGCCACGGAGGACTTCATCGACAACCACGCCGATGTCGCGCAGGTCGTCGTCGATGCCTACGAGCAGGCCCGCATCTGGGCCCTGGAGAACCCGGAGGAGACCGCGGCTCTGCTCGCAGAGGCGTCGGGTCTGGACACCGAGGTCGCCGAGACGGTGATCCTCGAGCGTTCGAACCTCGACGTCTCGGGCGTCCCGGGCGCGGACCAGATCGCCGTCCTCGAGCGCATCTCGCCGGTCCTCGTCGACTCGGGCGATGTCGCGGGCGGACAGGAAGCGCTCGACGACGCGCTCGAGACCATCGTCTACGACGAGTTCGCCCTCGCCGCCACGAGCGAATGA
- a CDS encoding DUF2945 domain-containing protein yields MSERASLHAGDRVSWDTSQGRTRGTVDEIRTDDFTFAGQHFTASKDEPAYIVSSEKTGSQAAHKRDALRKIPD; encoded by the coding sequence ATGAGCGAACGAGCATCTCTCCACGCCGGCGACAGGGTGAGCTGGGACACGTCTCAGGGAAGGACGCGGGGAACGGTCGACGAGATTCGCACCGACGACTTCACCTTCGCGGGACAGCACTTCACGGCGTCGAAGGACGAGCCCGCCTACATCGTCTCATCGGAGAAGACCGGGTCCCAGGCGGCGCACAAGCGTGACGCGCTCCGCAAGATCCCGGACTGA
- the uvrB gene encoding excinuclease ABC subunit UvrB, producing the protein MQTTRSVRPFEVVSEYAPSGDQPQAIADLAARINAGETDVVLLGATGTGKSATTAWLIEAVQRPTLVLAHNKTLAAQLANEFRDLMPHNAVEYFVSYYDYYQPEAYVPQTDTFIEKDSSVNAEVERLRHSTTNALLSRRDVVVVSTVSCIYGLGAPEEYLRAMVALQVGERYDRDALIRKFISMQYNRNDVDFSRGNFRVRGDTIEIIPVYEEYAIRIEMFGDEIEALYMLHPLTGDVVQKMESVPIFPASHYVAATETVQRAIGTIEDELAERLTELESQNKLLEAQRLRMRTTFDLEMLQQLGFCSGIENYSRHLDGRSVGEPPHTLLDFFPDDFLLVIDESHVTVPQIGAMYEGDASRKRTLVDHGFRLPSAMDNRPLRWDEFKERIGQSVYLSATPGRYEMGIADGIVEQIIRPTGLVDPEIIVKPSKGQIDDLLEEIRVRVQRDERVLVTTLTKKMAEELTDFLGEHGVRVRYLHSDVDTLRRVELLTELRAGVYDVLVGINLLREGLDLPEVSLVSILDADKEGFLRSGTSLIQTIGRAARNVSGQVHMYADTVTDSMRNAIDETERRREKQIAYNTEHGIDPQPLRKRIADITEVLAREASDTNDMLSRKDAAKTKSGKGTSPTPQLRREGIAAEGAQQLETTIQDLSDQMLAAATELKFELAARLRDEVQDLKKELRAMERAGHA; encoded by the coding sequence GTGCAGACCACACGTTCCGTGCGCCCGTTCGAAGTCGTCAGCGAGTACGCCCCCAGCGGCGACCAACCGCAGGCGATCGCCGATCTCGCCGCGCGTATCAATGCCGGGGAGACCGACGTGGTGCTTCTCGGTGCCACGGGAACGGGGAAGTCGGCCACGACAGCCTGGCTCATCGAGGCGGTCCAGCGGCCGACGCTCGTACTCGCGCACAACAAGACGCTCGCGGCGCAGCTGGCGAACGAGTTCCGCGACCTGATGCCGCACAACGCGGTCGAGTACTTCGTGTCCTACTACGACTACTACCAGCCCGAGGCGTACGTGCCGCAGACGGACACCTTCATCGAGAAGGACTCCTCCGTCAACGCGGAGGTCGAGCGGCTCCGCCACTCCACCACCAACGCGCTGCTCTCGCGCCGCGACGTCGTCGTGGTGTCGACGGTGTCCTGCATTTACGGCCTCGGTGCGCCCGAGGAGTACCTGCGAGCCATGGTGGCCCTGCAGGTGGGCGAGCGCTATGACCGCGATGCGCTCATCCGCAAGTTCATCTCCATGCAGTACAACCGCAACGACGTCGACTTCTCGCGCGGCAACTTCCGCGTGCGCGGTGACACGATCGAGATCATCCCGGTGTACGAGGAGTACGCGATCCGGATCGAGATGTTCGGCGATGAGATCGAGGCGCTCTACATGCTCCACCCGCTCACCGGTGATGTGGTGCAGAAGATGGAGTCCGTGCCGATCTTCCCCGCGTCGCACTACGTCGCCGCCACCGAGACCGTGCAGCGGGCGATCGGCACGATCGAAGACGAGCTCGCGGAACGGCTGACGGAGCTGGAATCCCAGAACAAGCTCCTGGAGGCCCAGCGCCTGCGCATGCGCACGACCTTCGATCTGGAGATGCTTCAGCAGCTGGGCTTCTGCTCCGGAATCGAGAACTACTCACGGCACCTCGACGGGCGTTCGGTGGGGGAGCCGCCGCACACCCTGCTGGACTTCTTCCCCGACGACTTCCTCCTGGTCATCGACGAGTCGCACGTGACGGTGCCGCAGATCGGGGCGATGTACGAGGGTGACGCGTCACGCAAGCGAACTCTCGTCGATCACGGCTTCCGGCTCCCGAGTGCCATGGACAACCGTCCGCTGCGCTGGGACGAGTTCAAGGAGCGGATCGGGCAGAGCGTGTATCTGTCCGCGACGCCGGGACGATACGAGATGGGCATCGCCGACGGCATCGTCGAGCAGATCATCCGCCCCACCGGCCTCGTCGACCCGGAGATCATCGTCAAGCCCTCGAAGGGGCAGATCGACGATCTGCTCGAGGAGATCAGGGTGCGTGTGCAGCGCGACGAGCGCGTTCTGGTCACCACGTTGACGAAGAAGATGGCGGAAGAGCTCACGGACTTCCTGGGCGAGCACGGCGTGCGCGTGAGATACCTGCACTCCGACGTCGACACCCTGCGCCGCGTCGAGCTCCTCACCGAGCTGCGTGCCGGCGTCTACGACGTGCTCGTCGGCATCAACCTCCTCCGCGAGGGTCTCGATCTGCCGGAGGTCTCGCTGGTGTCGATCCTCGATGCCGACAAAGAAGGATTCCTGCGGTCGGGCACCTCGCTCATCCAGACGATCGGGCGCGCCGCGCGAAACGTCTCCGGACAGGTGCACATGTACGCGGACACCGTCACCGACTCCATGCGGAACGCGATCGACGAGACCGAGCGGCGCCGCGAGAAGCAGATCGCATACAACACCGAGCACGGCATCGATCCGCAGCCGCTGCGAAAGCGCATCGCCGACATCACCGAGGTGCTGGCGCGGGAGGCTTCCGACACCAACGACATGCTCTCGCGCAAAGACGCCGCCAAGACGAAGAGCGGCAAGGGCACGTCTCCGACACCGCAGCTGCGCCGAGAGGGGATCGCTGCTGAGGGAGCCCAGCAACTCGAGACGACCATCCAGGATCTTTCCGATCAGATGCTCGCGGCGGCCACCGAGCTGAAGTTCGAGCTGGCGGCACGCCTCCGAGACGAGGTGCAGGACCTCAAGAAGGAGCTTCGCGCCATGGAGCGCGCCGGTCACGCCTGA